From Camelina sativa cultivar DH55 chromosome 20, Cs, whole genome shotgun sequence, the proteins below share one genomic window:
- the LOC104770922 gene encoding ras GTPase-activating protein-binding protein 2-like yields MDSPAAAAPVIDSLAVGKAFVSQYYHILYNMPEHLHRFYQEISKVGRVGQDGVMRDFSTLEGISEELKSLTCGNFSSAEITSYDTQESHSGGFLLVVTGYFTQYETLRRKFTQTFFLAPQENGFFVLNDMFRFVNDDAKNNVPEAIDGQVVSGKDSTRPSLINGNKGSEQASCVSANTEVSKPLYSENAKDNVPEPPEIVNEDVPEIEKTCKKVAKESLKCYDPDDGLENVPKKSYASVLKVTKTRSGVSAVSSWSPKQIQKDQEHQALSDPSTGQILNDQGQQAFLDPSQVIESDSVSEFVDAADDGHNQEVVAEGTSIYVRHLPANATIDMLETEFKQFGAIINGGIQVISQRGLGYPYGFVEFEEADAAQRAIEASPVRIGGQRAFVEEKLSTSRGHRGSGYGNRNVAVRGRGGYGYGYDYRRGGGGGGRSFNRRGNEYVASINSY; encoded by the exons ATGGATTCTCCGGCTGCTGCTGCACCTGTTATTGATTCACTTGCT GTTGGGAAAGCGTTTGTCAGTCAGTACTACCACATTTTGTATAACATGCCTGAGCATCTTCACCGTTTCTATCAAGAGATTAGTAAGGTTGGGCGTGTTGGACAGGATGGAGTTATGCGCGATTTCTCTACCTTGGAG GGTATAAGTGAGGAGCTTAAGTCACTGACTTGTGGAAATTTCAGTTCGGCTGAGATTACCAGTTATGATACCCAAGAGTCTCACAGTGGGGGTTTCCTCCTTGTTGTTACTGGATACTTCACTCAATACGAGACATTGAGGAGGAAATTCACACAGACTTTCTTCCTTGCTCCGCAAGAAAATGGGTTCTTTGTTCTGAATGACATGTTCAGATTTGTCAATGACGATGCTAAGAATAATGTTCCAGAGGCCATAGATGGGCAAGTTGTTTCTGGGAAGGACTCTACAAGACCCAGTCTTATTAATG GCAATAAGGGCTCTGAGCAAGCTTCATGTGTTTCAGCGAATACGGAAGTGTCTAAACCTTTGTATAGTGAGAATGCTAAGGATAATGTTCCAGAACCTCCTGAGATTGTCAATGAAGACGTTCCAGAGATTGAGAAAACTTGCAAAAAAGTTGCAAAGGAGTCACTGAAATGTTATGACCCAGATGATGGACTCGAAAATGTTCCCAAGAAATCGTATGCCTCTGTG TTGAAGGTAACGAAGACTAGATCTGGAGTTTCAGCTGTCTCTTCATGGTCTCCGAAGCAGATACAGAAAGACCAAGAACATCAAGCGCTTTCAGATCCTTCTACAGGCCAGATACTCAACGACCAAGGACAACAAGCATTTTTAGATCCTTCTCAAGTGATAGAATCTGATTCAGTTTCTGAGTTTGTTGATGCTGCTGACGATGGGCACAATCAGGAAG TGGTAGCTGAGGGTACATCTATTTATGTGAGACATCTTCCTGCAAATGCAACCATCGACATGCTTGAGACTGAATTCAAGCAATTTGGAGCTATTATCAATGGTGGGATTCAAGTTATAAGCCAAAGG GGACTTGGTTATCCTTATGGTTTTGTTGAGTTTGAGGAGGCAGATGCTGCCCAGAGAGCAATAGAG GCTTCACCTGTGAGAATTGGTGGACAGAGAGCTTTTGTGGAGGAGAAGCTATCAACATCAAGAG GTCACAGAGGAAGTGGATACGGAAACAGAAACGTGGCAGTGAGAGGAAGAGGAGGTTATGGATATGGCTACGATTACAGGAggggaggtggaggaggaggaaggtcTTTTAACCGTAGAGGCAATGAGTACGTCGCCAGCATCAACTCATACTAA